The DNA window GCACGCCATCGACCTGCTGCTGCCCACCTGCGAGGAGGCGCTGTACGTGGCCCACGTGCGTCCGCAGCTGCCCGCGCAGCTGAGCGTGGCCTGCAGCGAATTCGCGCTGATGCGCCAGCTGCACAGCAAATGGGAGTTCCTGCAGCTGGCGCGAGATTGCGGCGTAGGCGTGCCCGACAGCGCGCGCGTGCAGATACTCGACGAGGCACGCGATTTGTGTGGACACGCGCCGGTGGTACTGAAGCCGGAGTTCTCGCGCTTCGGCACGTTCGTGCGGGTGCTGCCCGGCGGTATCACCGCCACTACCCCGCCGCTGGCCGGACATGGGCCTTGGGTCGCGCAGCAGCTGGTCCGGGGCAGCGAGTACTGCAGTTATGTGGTGGCCATGCGCGGGCGCCTGCTGGCGCATGCGGTCTATGCGCCGCGGTATCGCCTGCGGCGCAGCGCCAGTTACTACTTCGATCCGGTCACGCGGCCGGCCCTGCAGGCGTTCGCGGCCACGCTGGTCGGCAAGCTTGGTTACACCGGCCAGATCGCCTTCGACTGGATTATCGATGACGCCGGCACGCCGTGGGTCCTGGAATGCAATCCACGCGGCACCAGCGGCGTGCATCTTTTCGCGCCGCACGACCCGCTTCCTGCCGCGCTG is part of the Pseudoxanthomonas sp. JBR18 genome and encodes:
- a CDS encoding ATP-grasp domain-containing protein, which produces MARAPGVLMTGARAPITLDLARRFHAAGWRVHVADSLPAHSTGSSRAVTQRHRLAPPRQALAAFAHDLSRIAREHAIDLLLPTCEEALYVAHVRPQLPAQLSVACSEFALMRQLHSKWEFLQLARDCGVGVPDSARVQILDEARDLCGHAPVVLKPEFSRFGTFVRVLPGGITATTPPLAGHGPWVAQQLVRGSEYCSYVVAMRGRLLAHAVYAPRYRLRRSASYYFDPVTRPALQAFAATLVGKLGYTGQIAFDWIIDDAGTPWVLECNPRGTSGVHLFAPHDPLPAALAGQREGVLTPGHGRAAMLGALMWLEALPRALLQGALPAWRVDMARADDVLAVPGDRAPLPMVVADLAAIAGTALRQRTSLRAAATADCEWDGDPLAP